GAGTCCTTCACCCAGATCGACGAGTCCAATACCCGCGCCCATGGCGGTGTGGGCCTGGGTCTGGCTATCTGCAAACGCCTGGTGGAGCTGATGGGCGGTGAGATAGGCGCCGACAGCACACCCGGGCAAGGCAGCCGGTTCTGGTTCACGGTTCCGCTGGGCATCGCTGCGGCGCGTCAGGCTGTGCGCGGCTCGGGGTTGGGTCTGCGCGCTCTGGTGGTGGACGACAATCCAGCCACTCGCGAGGTCTACGGCAGCATGCTCGAGTCCTTCCGTTTCGACGTGTCCCGGGCCTCGACGGCGGAGCAGGCGCTGGATCTGATCGCGGCCTCGCCGCTGGCCTTCGACCTGATGGTCCTGGACTGGAAGTTGCCCGGCATCGACGGCATCGAAGCAGTACGGGTGCTCAAGCGCCGTGGCCTCGCCCTGCCGGCCACCGTCATGACCACCGCCCACTGCGGAGAAGCCTTGCAGGCCCAGGCCTACGAGGCCGGAATCGATGTGTTCCTGTGCAAGCCGATCAGTCCCTCCAGCCTCTTCGACGCCGCCCTGCAGGCCATGGGCCGGATTCCGTCGACGCGCAAGATGCGCGAGCCGGATCCAGCGACCGATGCCTTGCGTCTGGCACCTGGCAGTCGTGTGTTGCTGGTCGAGGACAACGAGATCAACCGCACGGTGGCCACGGAATTGCTGCTCGGCATGGGCGTGGAAGCCATCACCGCCAGCGACGGCGAGGACGCGTGGCGACAGATTTCCAGTGCAAGCTTCGATCTGGTCCTAATGGACATCCAGATGCCCGGCATCGACGGCATCGAAGTCACCCGGCGAACCCGGCTGCTGCCTGGACCCGAGCGCCGCACGCCGATCGTGGCCTTGACCGCACACGCGATGCTCGGCGACCGGCAACGCTTCCTGGATGCGGGCATGGATGATTATCTGGCCAAGCCGATCGAGGAACAGGAGCTGGCGCGGGTGCTCTTGCGCTGGCTGAAGACACTGCCATCCAGCCCAGGTCCGATGGCCAAAGAGCAGCCAGTGCCAGGCATCCCCGACCAGACCCGAGGACAGGCGCACTCGACGTCGCTACCGGAGATTGCCGGGGTCGATACGGCGCTGGCGCTGTCGCGGGTCAGCGGTCGCAGCGAATTGTTGCTGCGCCTTCTGCGCGAGTTCAAGGAACGCCACGGTGCAGCAGCTGCGCACGTCCGCGAGCTGATGGCGAGCCAGCAATGGGCCCAGATCCGCGGTCTGGCGCACAATCTCAAGGGCGTTGGCGCCACTCTGGGAATGACCCGCATTGCCGCCGCCGCAGGCGCACTGGAGCTCGGCGCCAGCGCCGAACAACTGTCGGCGACCATGCTGTTGGAATTCAGCGAGGCCCTGGACGAATTCTGCGCCGGCAAGCTGCCGGCGCTGGAACGGGCACCATCCGGGCCGGCACCGTCGGGTCAGGGGCGGCCATCACTGGAACCACTGAAGCAAGCACTCGCCGCCAATCGCATGCAGGCGGCAGACGAACTTGCGTCCCTGCGCGCACATCTGCCGAGTTCGGCAGGACCCACCCTGGATGCCATGCAGCAGGCCATCGAGCTGCTGGACTTCGACGCTGCAAGCGCACAACTGCCTTATCTCATCGCTACACTGGACTACAGGGAGGCCGAAAAGCCGTGATTACCTTGATCACCGGAAAGCCCAAGGTTCTCATCATCGATGACGAGCGGGCCAACATCCAGGTTCTGGCCGCCGCGCTGCCGGGCATGGATCTGAGCTTCGCGACCACTGGCCCGAAAGCGCTGGACCTCGCCACTGCCAATCCGCCGGACCTGATCCTGCTCGATGTGGTGATGCCAGACATGGACGGCTTCGAAATCCTGCGCTGGCTGAAATCCGAGCCGCGCACCCAGCATGTGCCGGTGATCTTCGTCAGCGCGATGACCGATCTGGAAACCGAGGAGCGCGGCTTCGCACTGGGCGCGGTCGACTACATCGTCAAACCCATCAGCCCCGCCATCGTCCGCGCCCGCGCCCGGACTCATATCGAGCTCAAGCGCCAGCGCGATCTGCTGGAGGAACACGCGGCGATGGACGGCCTGACCGGGATCGCCAACCGACGGCGTTTCGACGAGGAAATCGCCCGACTCTGGCGGGCGGCGCAGCGCAACGGCGAAGCCTTGACGCTGATGATGATCGATGTCGATCACTTCAAGCGCTACAACGACCACTACGGGCACAGCCTGGGCGATGAGTGTCTGCGCCGCGTGGCAGCGGCACTGGATCGCCAGTTCAGCCGCGGCCATGACCTGACCGCCCGCTATGGCGGCGAAGAGTTCGCGCTGATCCTCTGCGGCGAGGACGCGGTGGCGCAGACGGCAAGGGCCTTGCAATCGGTGCGGCAACTGGAGATTCCGCACGCGGCGTCGCCCACCAGTGTCCACGTGACCATCAGCGTGGGCGCGGCCACGGTGATGCCGTCGCCGAGAGCGTCGGCCGCTGCCACCATCGCCGTCGCCGATGAAATGCTTTATGCCGCCAAGGCTGCAGGCCGGGATCGTGCCGAATGTCGCAACCTGGCCACTGGCGCAGTTCAGTCCGTGACCCACCCCGACTCACCGACACCAAAGGAGCCCTCGCCATGACGCTGTCCGCCCCTGCCTTGGGCTGCTGGCTGACCTTGATGCTGCCTGCGCTCGCTTCGGCCCAGACTGACGACAACGACGACGACGCCGAGCTGGCCAGCCTGATGGCCATGCTGGACACGGAAACGGCGATCGTGACCAAGACCCGCATGAATCGGGATTTCGTCCCGGGCATGGTCACGGTGCTGGATGGCTCGCGACTGCGCGCCGAGGGCAACCGCACCGTGTGGGAAGCCATGGCCCAGATCCCAGGGGTTCAGATCGAGCTCGATATCCGCGGTAATCCCACCGTGACCGCGCGCGGCATCAACTTTCCGTTCAACTCCGGCAGTATCCAGATCCTGCTGAACGGTTTCCCGATCGGGCGCGAGGATGTGGGCCGTAATGGCGGCGTACTCTACTTGCCCACCTCCCATGTCGAACGAATCGAGTTCGTCCGCGGACCGGGTTCAGTGCTGTACGGCGACTTCGCCTTTCAGGGGCTGCTCAACATCATCACTCGCCAATCCGGGCAGTCGCTGTCGGCAGGCAGCGACAGTCACGGCGCGCGCTATGGCCACTGGCTGCAGGCTGGCAAGCTTGGCGAGTGGAATTACAGCGCCAGCCTGGCCGGACTGGCGACCGATTCGGCGGTGCTGGCGAAAGGTCGCAACGCTGGCGAACGCCAACGCAGCGGCGTGGTGCAGGTCAGTCACGGCGGCTTTTCGCTGCTTGGGCAGGGTCAGGCACGTCAGCTTGACCCGATCGTTGGCCCTCCGGGCGACAACGGCTATGAGGACCAGGCCTGGACCCTGGCAACCCGTTACGAACGTGAGCTCGGATCGGGCTGGAGCTTGATCGCCCGCGGCCAGTACCTGGACAACTATCTGTTCGTCGGGGGTGCGCGGACGGCGCAGGGTGGGCTGAACCAGGTCTTCGACGGAACCGAATGGCGCGGCGCCGCCGAATTGTCCTATGAGGGCTGGAATGGCCATCAATGGTTGATCGGGATCGAAAAGCTGCAAGGCGATATCGACCGCGCCACCTTCGTGGACGGCATCCCGGGACCCGGACAGCCACCGCCGCGGCTGGTGGTCGTCACCGGTGAAAAGCGCCGGGTATTCAGCGCTTATCTGCAGGATCAATTTGAAATTACGCAGGATCTCAGACTGACGCTGGGCCTGCGCCACGACGACAACGGCGACGTAGGCCGGCGGACCACGCCGCGCGGATCGCTGGTCTGGCAGCTCGCCGACGGGCACGTACTCAAGGCCCAGTATGCGGAAGGCTACCGGGCTCCGACCTTCTTCGAACTGTATCGCGGTGACGGCTCGATTCGCGATCTTGGTTTCGAGACCAACCGCACCGTCGAACTCAGCTACATCTATCGGCGCCCGAACCACACGCTGCGCACCACCTGGTTTCGCAGCCGCATCACGGACATGGTATTCCGCGACTCGGTGGCTGGAGACTTCTTCAACAATTCCCGGGCAAGATCCGAAGGTCTGGAGCTGGAATGGAGCCAGCAGCTCGGCAATGCACTGAGCCTGGACGCCGTGCTCTCGTACATCACGGCCGAAGACACCCGCCGCTCGGACCTGAGCCTTCGATCCATAGGCACCACGCCGAACTGGTTGAGCAACGTGGCGCTGACCTGGAAGGCCGGCGAGCGCAGCACGCTCGGCATGAGCTGGAATCACGTCGGCGAACGACCGGCTTCAACCATCGGCGACGGCGCCTACGACCGCCTGGACCTGTCAGCGACGATAGAGCGCATCATGCACCCGGATCTGGACCTGCGTCTGGGCGTTGACAACGCTCTGAACGCGCGCACCGTGCAGTTCAATACCAATCCCGTTGGCGTCACGACCTCTCTGTTCCAGGACCGGATCTGGTGGGCAGAGCTGACCTGGCGTTATTGAGGTCAACGGGGGGCGGAGCTGGCCCGGGTTGGCATTGACAGGCCCTGAGCTGTCCGAACCTGTCGCCGCAGGCGTTCCGCCCTTCTTGGTCATTGAGCCGTGCCGAACCGATATCGGTGGCTCCCGATAGCGCCCTGCCGCGAGGCCCGTTCCCTCACCTCTGCACGCCGCGGAATGAGAGACTGTAGCCCATGAGCGAATCCGAAGCCGTCTTCAGTGCCCGGGGTCTGACCAAGGTCTACCGCACCGGCGAAGTCGAGATCCATGCCCTGCGCGGCGTTGATCTGGATCTGTACGCCGGTGAATTCGTGGTGCTGCTGGGGCCTTCGGGCAGCGGCAAGTCGACGCTGCTGAACATCCTCGGCGGCCTCGATGTGCCCAGCGCCGGCAGTGTGCGCTATCGCGATCACGACCTCTCCAGCGCCGACGAAGACGCGCTGACCCGCTTTCGCCGTGAGCACGTCGGCTTCGTGTTCCAGTTCTATAACCTCATTCCCAGCTTGACCGCCCGCGAGAACGTCGAGGTGGTCACCGAAATCGCCAGCAACCCCATGCGCGCCGGAGATGCCCTGGCGCTGGTCGGCCTCGGCGATCGTCTCGATGCCTTTCCGGCGCAGCTTTCCGGCGGTCAGCAGCAGCGCGTGGCCATCGCCCGTGCCATCGCCAAGCAGCCCGAAGTGCTGCTCTGCGACGAGCCCACCGGCGCACTCGATTCGGAAACCGGCACCCAGGTGCTGACAGCCCTGTCAGACGTCAACCAGCGCCTGGGCACCACCACCGTGGTCATCACCCACAACGCCGGCATTGCCGCCATGGCCCATCGCGTGATCCGGCTGTCGGATGGGCGGATCGTGAGCGTGGAGGTGAATGACGAGCGCAGGTCGGCCGGGGAGATCAGTTGGTGAAAGAGCGGTCAAAGGTGAAACGTAAAACGTCAATCAGGGCGCGCTCCGTTGACGTTTTACGTTTTACGTTTGACCCTGCTTGCCAGATCGGCGCCCGCGCCCGCACGACATGGCCGCGCTGAACCGCAAACTCCTCCGCGACCTCTGGCACGTCAAGAGCCAGGTGCTGGCGATCGTGCTGGTGATGGCCAGTGGCATCGCCACCTTTCTGATGTCGATCTCGAATCTGGATTCGCTGACCGCCACACGCGAGCGCTTCTACCTGGAGTACCGCTTCGCCGATGTCTTTGCCACGCTGAAACGGGCGCCGCTGAGTGTGGGCGCTGATATCGCGGAGATCGACGGCGTCGGTGCGGTCGAGCTGTCGATCCAGGCGCCGATGCGGATCCGGCTCGAAGGCTTTGCCGACCCGGTGCGCGGCACACTGATCTCGTTGCCTGATACCGGAGCTAAACAGCTGAATCGACTGTACCTGCGTGCCGGGCGCATGCCTGAACCGTATGCGCAGAACGAGATCGTGCTGGGCGAGGCCTTTGCCACCGCGCACGGGCTCCATCCCGGCGATCAGCTAAGCGGCGTGGTGGGCGGGCGCATCGAGGACTACCAGATCGTCGGTATCGCGATCTCGCCCGAATACGTCTATCAGATCCAGGCCGGCGCGGCCTTTCCGGACTTCGAACGCTATGCCATCGCCTGGATCAGCCGGCGTGCGCTGGAAGCCGCCTATGGCATGGATGGGGCCTTCAACAGCGTAGCCCTGGCACTGGCGCCGGATGCGCATACCGAGCGGGTGATCGAGCGACTCGATCCCATCCTCGAAGACTATGGCGGATTGGGTGCTATTGGTCGGGTCGATCAGCTCAGCCACAAGTTCCTGTCA
The nucleotide sequence above comes from Rhodanobacteraceae bacterium. Encoded proteins:
- a CDS encoding ABC transporter ATP-binding protein; the protein is MSESEAVFSARGLTKVYRTGEVEIHALRGVDLDLYAGEFVVLLGPSGSGKSTLLNILGGLDVPSAGSVRYRDHDLSSADEDALTRFRREHVGFVFQFYNLIPSLTARENVEVVTEIASNPMRAGDALALVGLGDRLDAFPAQLSGGQQQRVAIARAIAKQPEVLLCDEPTGALDSETGTQVLTALSDVNQRLGTTTVVITHNAGIAAMAHRVIRLSDGRIVSVEVNDERRSAGEISW
- a CDS encoding diguanylate cyclase, which translates into the protein MITGKPKVLIIDDERANIQVLAAALPGMDLSFATTGPKALDLATANPPDLILLDVVMPDMDGFEILRWLKSEPRTQHVPVIFVSAMTDLETEERGFALGAVDYIVKPISPAIVRARARTHIELKRQRDLLEEHAAMDGLTGIANRRRFDEEIARLWRAAQRNGEALTLMMIDVDHFKRYNDHYGHSLGDECLRRVAAALDRQFSRGHDLTARYGGEEFALILCGEDAVAQTARALQSVRQLEIPHAASPTSVHVTISVGAATVMPSPRASAAATIAVADEMLYAAKAAGRDRAECRNLATGAVQSVTHPDSPTPKEPSP
- a CDS encoding TonB-dependent receptor, which produces MTLSAPALGCWLTLMLPALASAQTDDNDDDAELASLMAMLDTETAIVTKTRMNRDFVPGMVTVLDGSRLRAEGNRTVWEAMAQIPGVQIELDIRGNPTVTARGINFPFNSGSIQILLNGFPIGREDVGRNGGVLYLPTSHVERIEFVRGPGSVLYGDFAFQGLLNIITRQSGQSLSAGSDSHGARYGHWLQAGKLGEWNYSASLAGLATDSAVLAKGRNAGERQRSGVVQVSHGGFSLLGQGQARQLDPIVGPPGDNGYEDQAWTLATRYERELGSGWSLIARGQYLDNYLFVGGARTAQGGLNQVFDGTEWRGAAELSYEGWNGHQWLIGIEKLQGDIDRATFVDGIPGPGQPPPRLVVVTGEKRRVFSAYLQDQFEITQDLRLTLGLRHDDNGDVGRRTTPRGSLVWQLADGHVLKAQYAEGYRAPTFFELYRGDGSIRDLGFETNRTVELSYIYRRPNHTLRTTWFRSRITDMVFRDSVAGDFFNNSRARSEGLELEWSQQLGNALSLDAVLSYITAEDTRRSDLSLRSIGTTPNWLSNVALTWKAGERSTLGMSWNHVGERPASTIGDGAYDRLDLSATIERIMHPDLDLRLGVDNALNARTVQFNTNPVGVTTSLFQDRIWWAELTWRY
- a CDS encoding response regulator; amino-acid sequence: MIRRYSTMVGLALLLLTLILELALAANWIWMVQPRLDAEARQQAQVLAQSQAISLATALSADSPGARSRQLNEVLDQLLLLQSPEREAPFFVDVALELDYDAVDAPAGSLDRRLQTAVGANYLVETELYGRQSGELLGLAQFLVDAEFFSRFSRDIRSQLLAQGVFVAALMLLLGGLLVTLLGTLERNNARRQAAERALAARELEFRRELETARDQAEAANRAKSQFLANMSHEIRTPMNAVIGMATLLLRSRLDARQTGMLRQLNASARMLLGVINDILDLSRIEAGKLRIERSEFDLDEVLTDLAAVVGERARNQGLDLLFRTAPDVPTQLVGDQARLQQLLVNLTTNALKFTERGEVIVSIRCLQTSASAVTLQFEVSDSGIGIDPQQLPRLFESFTQIDESNTRAHGGVGLGLAICKRLVELMGGEIGADSTPGQGSRFWFTVPLGIAAARQAVRGSGLGLRALVVDDNPATREVYGSMLESFRFDVSRASTAEQALDLIAASPLAFDLMVLDWKLPGIDGIEAVRVLKRRGLALPATVMTTAHCGEALQAQAYEAGIDVFLCKPISPSSLFDAALQAMGRIPSTRKMREPDPATDALRLAPGSRVLLVEDNEINRTVATELLLGMGVEAITASDGEDAWRQISSASFDLVLMDIQMPGIDGIEVTRRTRLLPGPERRTPIVALTAHAMLGDRQRFLDAGMDDYLAKPIEEQELARVLLRWLKTLPSSPGPMAKEQPVPGIPDQTRGQAHSTSLPEIAGVDTALALSRVSGRSELLLRLLREFKERHGAAAAHVRELMASQQWAQIRGLAHNLKGVGATLGMTRIAAAAGALELGASAEQLSATMLLEFSEALDEFCAGKLPALERAPSGPAPSGQGRPSLEPLKQALAANRMQAADELASLRAHLPSSAGPTLDAMQQAIELLDFDAASAQLPYLIATLDYREAEKP